Within the Cyanobium sp. ATX 6F1 genome, the region GTTCATCAGAGAGCCCATCGCCTGGGGTCTCATTGGCTGGCATCCAACCCGCTCAGGGCTTTTCTTGGTATTATGAATCGTACGATTAAAGGTGTGGTGATGCAGTCGATTTCAGCCAATGAGCTCAAAATGCGTGGGGTTGGAGCCATCGCTGAGGCCCTTCAGCAGGGCCCTGAGGTGGGAGTGAGCGTCCGCGGGCAGCTTCGCTACGTCTTGATGGACGCCGAGCACTACCAACACCTGCGGGAATGTGAACTCGAAGTGGCGCTGATCGAAACCCGCGCCGATCTCGCCGCCGGTCGCTTCGTGGTGGAGTCCGCTGAAGACCATCTCAAGCGATTGGAGCAAATGGAATCCGATGATCTGTGAATTGGACGCTCGTCGTTACCGGCCACTTTTCAAAAAAGGCAAAAAAGTTCCTCAAACAGCATCCGGAACAATCAAAGCTTTACCTGAAAATCCTGCTCCTACTTGAGGCCAACCCTTATCACCCCTCCCTGCGCCTGCATCCACTCCAAGGCAAGCACAAGGGCCTTCATTCCGTTTCGATGAACATGAGCTACCGGATCACCCTTGAATTCTTAATCGAAGGGAATCAATTGATTCTCATCGACATCGGCGATCATGATGCGATCTACAGAGGCTGACTTACGCGCCGTCGCCCCATAGCCCAACCATTGCGGCAGCGTCGATGGCTGCTTTTACACGATCAAGCGCTTCCGAAACTCCGGCGCGAAATCGGCACCATTCAGACAGAAGATGGTGCGAAGATGGGAGCTTTTGCTTGGCCTGCTGATGTGCGGGTCCACGATCGAAGACATAGGCGGCCGGCATCAGAAGAACTCCACGCCAACGGCCTCTTCATTGTCCACGGCTGAATGAAGGTTGTCAGGAGTGATGCCTGAGAGCAGATCTTCCAGCTTGAACCGAACAGGAAATGTCGGCTTCATGATCAGCTCACCCTCAACAACATTCAGACTGACTTCTGAGCCAGGAACGACTCCGACCTCTTCGGCAAGGGCGCGTGGGATCCGCACACCAAGGCTGTTTGCCCACTTCTGCACCCGTGTTCCCATGGCCCGATGGCGGCTATACGAAGAGTATCCGCCATCATGCTGTTGCTGGATCTTGTTGTTAGGCGGGCTGCTTTTGCAAGACCAAGCCCTTGAGAAACTCTGGTGCGAAGTCGGCACCATTGGGCCAGCAGACTGTTCGCAGCTCAGGATCGAGATAGGCTTCTTTGAATTGATCGGGATCAAGAAGCTCTTCAAAGATTGGACCTGTCAGCTGCTCAGCCATGTCAACCTCTCCATGGGTCCCGTCGTCGAAATGAAGCAATAGGCGATGCCCAGCAATGACTTGAGCAGATGTGACGTGAAGCATGATGGATACAAAATAAGGAACTACTCAAGAGGTGAAATCGGCGATAGCGCCTCGTGGCGACGCGCTCGATCCCAGTCAAGCATCAACTCATCGCGATGCTGCTGGTACCACTCCAACACGTGAGAAAGAGCTCTCCTTGGAAATTGACCGGTGACAACGCCATCAGCAATGTTGACCGTGATCTCATACTCGCCATAGATTGCATGGAAATGTGGTGGATCGTGATCTCGATAAAGGATAGCTATTGCGATCCCAAGGAAGCGGCTGATAACTGGCATCTATAAACAATAGCGTAAAATTGGACAGTCGCAAAACTCAGGTCAAGGCCAATCTAATGGACAAGCCATTGCCTCATTAGGCTCCGTATAAGATCCGCATCAATGACCAATTCCGCCTTTGCTTTGTCTGGTCAGCTGACGAGGCTAGCGATGTTGAAATCGTTGATTATCACTGAACACCTAACACTCGAGGTCCTATGGCACAGCTTCTGCACCCCCATCCCCCCAGTCAAATCCTACAAGAGGAGTTCCTTGTGCCCATGGGGCTCAGCGCCAATGCCCTCGCCAAAGCGATTGGCGTGCCTCGTAACAGAATCTGCGCCTCTCTCGGTTCTTTGGGCTGAGTGAGGGCTACTGGCTTCGGCTCCAAGTCTCCTTTGACTTGAAAGTTCAGTCCCGGCTGCTCGCCGACCAACTCTCAGCAATCAAACCCTTCCCGCTTGCCTGCGCCTGAAGCAAATTCAGGATCACCAGTTCGCTGAGGCGGAGGGTGTTCGGCTACACCACAACCGCCCGAGCCGCTCGGGCCTTTTGTTTGGCTCAGCGGCCTCGTTGCTAACTGCATCATTTTTGGTACAATTTCGCCATACAGGCTCCTACCGTCGTGGGCAAACCCCCCATCCTGCGGGTCCTCTTCTTTCATTCTCAGTCAGGGAGAGAACCGGTGAGAGAGTGGTTACTGGACCAAAAGCGTGAGGATCGCAAGGCCCTTGGGTATGCCGTTGATGCAAGCTAGAGCCCGGTCTTTTGGAGGTAAGGTCGGATATCGACAAAGGTATCGCGCGTGTAATTTTCACTGTTGAAGATGACGCCATGATCCTCCTTCACGGCTTTGTAAAAAAGTCGGCCAAGATGCCGACGGCGGAACTCAAAACCGCGAAAGCACGTCTTGCCACACTACTTGGATCAAAATGATGGACGAGCAACATCTTGGCAGCGACTTTAATGATTTCCTCCGCGACGAGCGTCTCCTGGATGATGCAGAGGCCGTTGCCGCAAAGCGTGTCGTCGCCTTTCAGATCGCTCAGGAGATGAGGCGCGCACAGCTAACGAAAACTCAGTTGGCGCAGCGTATGAAGACGAGCAGACCGGTAGTGGATCGTCTCCTTGATCCCTCGAATCGCTCGGTCACTCTCTCGACGCTCGGGAGGGCAGCAACAGCTGTAGGTAAAACTCTCAAAATCGAACTTACGTAATAGCTTGCCCAATACCTACTTTGAAGGATGGGCCTGAACCAGATTCAGATTTACCCGTTAGGTGAGGCCGCGGGTGTTCATCAGAGAGCCCATCGCCTACGACTGCTTTGTTGGCAGCCCTCCAACCGCTCAGAGCACACCCCTTGGCCGCCAGGTATCCGACGACGACCCCTTGATGGCCCACGTCAGAATGGGAAAATTTCCTGCACCCCCGCTCACACCTCATGACGTCACCTTCTCCACCCCTGATCACCTGCACACCAGGCGTACGCAGCGGTAAGCCGTGCATGGCCGGAACGCGCATCACCGTATCGGATGTGCTCGCGTACCTCGCCAGAGGCATGAGCCAAGAGGAAATCCTGGCTGATTTCCCCGATCTGCAGCCTGAACACATCCAGGCCGTGTTGCGCTACGCCGCCGAACGCGAGAAGCGGCTCAGCGAACTCACCGTGGCCTGAGCAGTGCCATGGCCGGCCGTTTGCTGTTGGATGAAAATCTCAGCCCTCGGCTTGTCAGACCACTCGCAACGCAGTCCCCGGGCAGCAAGCATGTGCATAGATAAAATGATGTTCGCAGCTTGAGCCTGCTGCGCGGGGCGCCACCGCAGGTGATCTGGCTGGTGGTCGGCAACTCCAGCTCCGCGGTGATCCTGCGGATCCTGTTGACCCACATCAACGCCATCGAGGCCTTCATCAGCGAACCCAACACCGCCCTGCTCACGCTTCGCAAGCCCTGACGACTGTCGGCCCATCGGGGCAAGCCGATCGCTGGCCCGTTCAGGTGACCCAGAACCCGTAGCAGAATGGTGACAACACCACCAAGCCCATGACCACCTACTCCGCTGTCGTCGAACGCTGCCCCACGACCGGGCTGCTGGTCGGCTACGTGCCCGGCTTTCCGGGAGCCCATAGCCAGGCGGCAAGCCTTGATGAATTGCAAACCAATCTTGAGGAGGTGATTGGAATGCTTCTGGAAGACGGACAACCACAGCTAGAAGGTGATTTCGTCGGGCTTCAACAGATACACATCGCGAGCTGAATCTTGGGCCGACTTCCTGTTCTCAAGCCATCAGAAGTGGTGCGAATCCTGATATGAAACCCTTTTTCTACAATTCAGCAGACTCAGACGATCAATTGAGCGACGACCTCCTGCAGGCGCTGGAAGAAACCCGCGCCGATCTCGCCGCTGGGCGCTATGTGATCAACTCCGATCAGCCCCCCACCCCATAACCCAACCGTTGCAGCAGCGGCGCCGCCATCGCCGTGGTGATCAGGGCCATCAGCACCATCATCGTGAACAGCTCGGTGCTGATCACCCCCAGGCTCAGGCCCACGTTGAGGATCACCAGTTCGGTGAGGCCGCGGGTGTTCATCAGCCAGCCCACCGCCTGGGCCTCCTTCGCGGGCAGCCCGCCGGCTCGGGCCACACCCCAGCAGCCCAGATACTTCCCTCCGATCGCCACCGCCAGCACCGCCGCCAGCGTCAGCCAGGCCCCGGCGCTGTTGAGGCTGCCGATGCGCGTGCTCAGGCCGCTCACCGCAAAGAAGATCGGCAGCAGGAGCGTCAGCACCAGCTGCTCGGTGCGCAGCTCCAGCCAATGCCGCAGCGGCCCATAACGGGGTAACGCCAGACCAAACAGAAACGCCCCGAAGATCACGTGCACGCCCGTGAGTTCGGTCACCACGCCCGAGAGAATCGCCCCGGCGAACACCAGCGCCAGCAGCAGCGGAGTGAGTTCATGGGCGCGCCGGTACTGCCGGGCCAGCCGGCCCATCAGCGGCCTCAGGCCCACCAGCAACACCAGGGCCCAGAGGGCCGTGCCCCCCAGGGCCGGCAACGCCCCGGCCAGCGATCCCGAGCGGCTGAAGGAGACCACCGCCGCCAGCAGGGTCCAACCGAGCACGTCATCGATGGCGGCGCAGGTGATCACCAGCTGCCCCAGGGGCTGCGCCAGCAGGCCACGTTCCTTGAGGATGCGCGAGAGCACCGGGAAGGCCGTGATCGCCATCGCCGTGCCCAGGAACAGCAACCCGCTCAGCCGGAAATCCCCCGGCAGCAACTGCGGGGCCCAGGTCTCCAGGCCCAGCCCCAGGCCGATGCCCATCGCCAGCGGCAAGGCCACGCCCGCCAGGGAGATGCGCGTGGCCAAGGGCACCCGGCCCTTGAGCTGCTCCGGGCTCACCTCCAATCCGATCAAGAACATGAACAGGATCAGCCCCAGCTGCGAGAGCACCTGCAACTGCGCCAGCGCCGCCGGAGCGAACAGGTTCGCCTGCAGCTGCGGCGCTAGCGCCCCCAGCAGCGAGGGGCCCAGCGCGATCCCTCCGAGGATTTCACCGATCACCGCCGGCTGCTGAAACCGAGCCAACAAAGCCCCCAGCAGCTTCGAGACCACCATGATCAGGGCCACATCCACCAGCACGGTGGTCAGGGTGCTGAGCTCCAGGGTCATGGGCGGGCGGGCTGTTGATCCAGTGGAGGGACCCTAAGAGTTCGCTGAAAAACCCAGTAAGACCAACGGAAATGGGACTGCTGCACCAGTCGTGATAGCAGGGCAGCTGGAGTGCCTGGGGCAGGCCGGGCCCAGGCGGTTGATCCTGCGGCGGCTGTGAGGCCCCGCCCCACCAACTGGCTTTGGGCGTTGAGCCCGCCGAAGCTGCTTCCCGTCGAAGACCTTGGATTGCGTGCCGCACTAAAGCTAAAATTTCGTGCAGACCCATCAAGGCGCGTCGTCATGACCCGTGCAACCCGTGCCCCTGCGGTCAAGCTGGTGGGCGCCAATGGTCAGATTTCCCTCGGCAAGCAATACGCCGGCCGGCCGGTCCTGGTGGAAGAGCGTGAGCCTGGGGTGTGGATCGTGCGCTCCGCCACCGTGATTCCCGACAACGAGCTCTGGCTGCACGAATCGAAGGCCGCTGCCGATCTGGACGCCGCGATGGCGTGGTCGATCAACCATGCGCCCAACGACTCTGATCTGGATCACACGCTGAACCGCCTCGGCCATGCCAAGCGATGACGCAACGGTGAAGCTGGACCTCAACAATCCCGTCTTCCAGGAGCACCTGCTGACACTGCAAAAAATCGAACGCAACGCAGCACTCGACACGCTCAACAAGATTCGCCAACTGACCTGGAATCAGCTCTACCGCGACCCTGGGCTCAAGTGGGAGAAAATCACAAGCATTAAGCCGCCCAAGGGTATCGATGCCGTGTATTCACTCCGCATCAGCCGGTCTCGTCGCGCCACAGCCCATCGTGACGGTGCCTTCATCCGCATGCTCACCATCGCGCCCGATCACGATGCCACCTACGGCAAGAAATGAGTGGCCAGCGTCCCTACTCCGGGACTGAGAGGAGTCAACGCTCCCAACTAGCGACACGTCTCCGAACATCCCCCAATCATCAGGGCCTTAGGCCACCCCATCAGCTCACCCCTTCGATGCGGTCTTCAATCTCCTGGTAGATCTCCTGCAACTGCGCGATATTCTCATCGCTGGTTTCCCAGTAGCCGCGGCCGTTCACCTCCAAAAGGGTGCCAACGATGCGGCGGAAGCTGTGGGGGTTGAGTTCCATCAGCCGCTTTCGCATCTCCGAATCGTTGATGAAGGTCTCGTTGGCCTCCTCATACACGAAGTTATCCACAGCGCCGCTGGTGGCGCTCCAGCCCAGGGTGAAGTTGAGCCGCTTGGCCACCTCACGCACGCCTTCGTAGCCGGAATTGAGCATGCCCTCGTACCACTTGGGGTTGAGCAGCTTGGTGCGCGAATCCAGGCGGATCGTTTCGCTCAAGGAACGTACCTGGGCATTGGCGGTGGTGGTGTCGGCGATGTAACTCGCCGGCGCCTTGCCGTCATCACGCAGGCCCGCAATCAGCTTGGTGGGATCGGAATCGAAGTAATGGCTCACATCGGTGAGTGAGATCTCGGCTGAATCCAGGTTCTGGAAGGTCACATCGGCGGTCTTCATCGCCGCCTCGAACACCTCACGGTTCTGGTTCATCTCACCGGGGTTGTCGGCATTGAAGGCGAAGGTTTTGCGGCT harbors:
- a CDS encoding type II toxin-antitoxin system YafQ family toxin gives rise to the protein MNWTLVVTGHFSKKAKKFLKQHPEQSKLYLKILLLLEANPYHPSLRLHPLQGKHKGLHSVSMNMSYRITLEFLIEGNQLILIDIGDHDAIYRG
- a CDS encoding DUF2442 domain-containing protein, with the protein product MLHVTSAQVIAGHRLLLHFDDGTHGEVDMAEQLTGPIFEELLDPDQFKEAYLDPELRTVCWPNGADFAPEFLKGLVLQKQPA
- a CDS encoding XRE family transcriptional regulator gives rise to the protein MDEQHLGSDFNDFLRDERLLDDAEAVAAKRVVAFQIAQEMRRAQLTKTQLAQRMKTSRPVVDRLLDPSNRSVTLSTLGRAATAVGKTLKIELT
- a CDS encoding cation:proton antiporter, translating into MTLELSTLTTVLVDVALIMVVSKLLGALLARFQQPAVIGEILGGIALGPSLLGALAPQLQANLFAPAALAQLQVLSQLGLILFMFLIGLEVSPEQLKGRVPLATRISLAGVALPLAMGIGLGLGLETWAPQLLPGDFRLSGLLFLGTAMAITAFPVLSRILKERGLLAQPLGQLVITCAAIDDVLGWTLLAAVVSFSRSGSLAGALPALGGTALWALVLLVGLRPLMGRLARQYRRAHELTPLLLALVFAGAILSGVVTELTGVHVIFGAFLFGLALPRYGPLRHWLELRTEQLVLTLLLPIFFAVSGLSTRIGSLNSAGAWLTLAAVLAVAIGGKYLGCWGVARAGGLPAKEAQAVGWLMNTRGLTELVILNVGLSLGVISTELFTMMVLMALITTAMAAPLLQRLGYGVGG
- a CDS encoding DUF4160 domain-containing protein — encoded protein: MPVISRFLGIAIAILYRDHDPPHFHAIYGEYEITVNIADGVVTGQFPRRALSHVLEWYQQHRDELMLDWDRARRHEALSPISPLE
- a CDS encoding DUF5615 family PIN-like protein codes for the protein MSLLRGAPPQVIWLVVGNSSSAVILRILLTHINAIEAFISEPNTALLTLRKP
- a CDS encoding AbrB/MazE/SpoVT family DNA-binding domain-containing protein; translation: MGTRVQKWANSLGVRIPRALAEEVGVVPGSEVSLNVVEGELIMKPTFPVRFKLEDLLSGITPDNLHSAVDNEEAVGVEFF
- a CDS encoding DUF433 domain-containing protein, whose amino-acid sequence is MTSPSPPLITCTPGVRSGKPCMAGTRITVSDVLAYLARGMSQEEILADFPDLQPEHIQAVLRYAAEREKRLSELTVA
- a CDS encoding type II toxin-antitoxin system HicB family antitoxin, with the protein product MTTYSAVVERCPTTGLLVGYVPGFPGAHSQAASLDELQTNLEEVIGMLLEDGQPQLEGDFVGLQQIHIAS